Proteins encoded in a region of the Triticum dicoccoides isolate Atlit2015 ecotype Zavitan chromosome 3A, WEW_v2.0, whole genome shotgun sequence genome:
- the LOC119271534 gene encoding dolichyl-diphosphooligosaccharide--protein glycosyltransferase subunit 1A-like translates to MAIVPCVANKFYTAEGSDQLVVVVSGCSIWGLAFFEQVDLTPHSVCVLTSLKVKNVGLEPIPKVLLAFLNIQAKNMAVIRAFGTEGKVKGLSSVLSIEVVEPSGVPPEPAFFQHH, encoded by the exons ATGGCCATTGTCCCATGCGTGGCCAATAAATTTTACACTGCTGAGGGGAGCGACCAGCTCGTGGTTGTGGTGTCTGGTTGCTCCATCTGGGGTTTGGCGTTTTTTGAACAG GTTGATTTGACTCCGCACAGCGTCTGCGTCCTCACCTCGCTCAAG GTTAAAAATGTTGGCTTGGAGCCTATCCCTAAAGTCTTGCTGGCTTTTCTGAACATCCAAGCAAAAAACATGGCAGTGATCAGAGCATTTGGTACTGAGGGAAAAGTGAAGGGTCTGAGTAGTGTTCTTTCAATTGAAGTTGTTGAGCCTTCTGGTGTGCCCCCAGAACCGGCTTTCTTTCAGCATCATTAA